The nucleotide window TTTATTGTAATAAATATGCATATAAATTTACCAGTTCCAATTTGGAAGTAATTTATCGGCCTCTACTTCTACGCATAACAACCTTAGAATGAATattgaaatatataatttttgCAATCATTAAGATCGTCAAATTTCTAAAACTATACATGTTTTCGTCCAAATATAACCATACCacttagattattattttttgtttaattttctttttccacTTGTGATTTTTCGAATATAACCATACCAACAATATTTAATTTCCATTAAATTTCCTTCATCTCAACTtcacaatatttttgttgtttagaaTAAACATGGAATAATTGATGTTGTTAttctttattcattattattttgCAGGTTTTGCAATTTGAATGAGAGTCTACTCGGGTCAAGCTCCTAACAATAACAATTTTAGAATGAAGATTGAAATATACATCTCTTGCAATCATTTGGAGCATCTAAATTTTAAAAACCGTAATACATATGcttatgttaaaattattttgatatatgtTGTGTAATACATATGcttatgttaaaattattttgatatatgtTGTATATTTTTATTGTAATAAATATGCATATAAATTTACCTGTTCCAATTTGGAAGTAATTTATCGGCCTCTACTTCTACGCATAACAACCTTAGAATGAATattgaaatatataatttttgtaatcatttagATCGTCAAATTTCTAAAACTATACATGTTTTCGTCCAAATATAACCATACGacttagattattattttttgtttaattttgtttttccacTTATGATTTTTCGAATATAACCATACCAACAATATTTAATTTCCATTAAATTTCCTTCATCTCAACTtcacaatatttttgttgtttagaaGAAACATGGAATAATTGATGTTgttattctttataaaaaaatattttattagctTAAAGAAACTACTTTTAACAATCAAGATTCTTACACTATAATCGGTGCATATTGatgatatttaattttcattttaatcattttgaagttttgttttttatttctacATTCCTGTTCAACCATCAATGacctattaaaaatattaaaatatatttttcactaTTTATGAATCcaaattgtaactcttaaaaaaattaaaactccaTTTTCCCAAATTAAAGACATTATCTATCAATAAAAATTTTAACTTTGCAGTTAGTAccaaattctaattttaaaaaaatcgatCTCAATTATCCTAAACCTATAATTGATGACTATTAGAATTTTTGAAATTATACTTTTTTACTAATTATTAATAGAAATTTTAACCGTTTAAATGACAACCAATCAAATGTTGTTTTATATATTCTTCGttcattaaaatcattaaaaaaaattatgcaaaaatCATTAAACTTTTAAGATACAAACTAATTGATAGAACTTATTATAATTCCTATATTATTTACTAATATATCTATCTAATTTATTACTCTTTCAAATTCAACATATTCTTAACTATTATAATAAACTCATAtacaataattaatcaaataaactcattagaaaaaaaatcttataaacACAATCAATTGATCCtttatattattcttaatattgaacttttttttaaaatatgtatctaaaaAACTACCTATAACAATTactcaaataaaattatttaaaaaacactcCATAAACAtaacaataattttaaaattttgatgaagtttaaaattttatatacaatgataataatatattataagcaaaccGCGCATCGCGCGGGTTATATTCTAGTTGAAAATGTAAATACAATAAGGTGCCTCATTCTAAACCTAATTTTCCCTCTCAAATACTAATCCCCGTCTCAATGAGAAAGCCGTCATTGCCTAGAAGAAACCCTAGCATTGTCGATTTCAAATTTCCTCTCCCTCAGAAAACCACCATGCCTTGTACACCTTAACCCTCGTTCGGTGAAACCATCGTGTTCTTATAACCCCAACAAACGGAGAAACCACAGTAACCCTCTTCATGAGAAAACCAATCATGCCCAGAACAAAAACTTTTAAGGTTAATAACTCTTCTATGTCGAACGCAAAAAACCCTCCCGTTTCTCTCTCAGAATTAATGTAACGTCACTCCATTAGGCAATTCCCTCTTTCCCCTAACTTTTGTTCATTAGCAATTTTGTAACCTAATTTCTTcccattttcaatttaattctTTCCGAAATTTGATGGTTTCATTGTTTTTTTGTCAACTTGAATATATAAAAAATGGAGAGAGATTTTTTTTTAGGAGTAATAACATTATAGGTATGGTTTTCTTTATCTTATTGCCTTTCAGATTGTGTTTAGTTGTAAACATGTTTATGGTGTTATATACTGGTGAAAACACAACAGGACCAACCTTATAGTTGGAAATTTGTTTTATGGCCTCTTAGATAAGGTACCGAGAGCCTGATAAATGCTTTATTTCCAAGCTTCACTCCAAAACTATTATCATTCATTCAACAACACCTCTCGCCTCTCCTTTTTCTCTTCTCTGTTTTTTTTGCATCCATCATTCACCAATGGAGTTGGAAGGTGTTCTCCTCGGTATAGGTAACCCCCTTCTCGACATTTCCGCTGTCGTCGACAAATATTTCCTGAAAAAGTACCCCACTCACACCTCTCTTTCTATccgattgtttatttgttttattgtgTTGTTGATTTGAGTTACAAAAAGATGAAATGGATCAGATCTCAtgcttttgattttgaatttggttttcagAATTGATATTCAGTTGAACAATGCCATTCTCGCTGAAGATAAACACAAATCTATTATAAGGAGAAAATGTCAAATTGCGCTTTTTTGTGATAATTTCTTTAGATTAAAGATTTTAGGTTTAGTCCTTTTACTCCTattgttgttgattttttatgGTTGATGATCATGATGGAGAATTCCTCCATAAGTGGAGTTCATGATTTCAATATGTCTTCAAGAAAAGCTGGAGAAGCAGGTTAATTTTGAATGTTTTCCATAAATCAATCTGTTGCGTTATTACGATATATCTTTTGGTTTTGATTATGTTGATGTAACAATGTTGATTCAAATTGTGCAGCTTTGAGGCGTTATGAGGCGACGCAGTGGCTAGAAAGTCAAGTTGGTCCTCTTGGAATATCTAAGCAACCCTCAGAGAGGGAACTTGTTTCTTGCTTGAGAAATGGTCTAATTCTTTGCAAGGCTATTAACAAGATTCATCTAGGAGCAGTACCGAAGGTATTGCAATCCAATGGCATTATATAGAATGATTAATTGCATATTTTGGTTAAATAGAATGTTCTGATTGAGAAATTTGACTGTTTGAATACGACACTTCATATTGTGATGTTAATTTTGTTAGATAGTGGATACTCAAGTACCAATGCAATCACTTGCCTGGGATTCTCAGCCTTTGCCTGCCTATCAGTATTTTGAAAATATTCGCAACTTTATTAATGCTTCCAGAGAATTAAAGCTTCCAGCTTTTGAGGCTTATGATCTTGAAAAGGTATGTTAGTTATATGTGCCACATGCCATGTTTTCCGAATGTGTGTGCAAACATTGTAGTTAAATAAATCTAGtgcatgatgaaatgataaatcTAGTGCATATTGAAATGACAGCTGCTTTATTGTTCTTCCTGTAGTAGAAATCACAGTCAAATGTGGTAATGCGGCCTCAATGGAGGTTGCATTGTGGTCATAGAGACATTATTACTATCACGGCTTAGGTCATGAACATTGTTTTAAAAGCCCTGAATAAATCTAGTTGCTTTTTAagctttttgttttggttttagaTTAGCATGGTTGAACAAGTGCGTTAGGTCATGGCCAATATTTTAAGAACCCTGAATAATTCTAGTTGCTTTTTAAACCTTTTGTTTAGGTTTAAGATTAGCATGGTTGAACAAGTGTGTTCGGTCATAGACATTGTTTTAAGAATCCTGAATAATTCTAGTTGCTTTTTAAGCTTTTTCGTTTTGGTTTTAGATTAGCATGGTTGAACAAGTGTGTTAGGTCATGGACATTGTTTTAAAACCCTGAATAAATGTAGTTGCTTTTTAAGATTTTTGTATTGGTTTTAGATTAGCATGGTTGATCTAGTGTTTTGGTCATTTGTTTTCAGGAGAGTGTAGAGAATGGATCTACTGGAAAAATTGTTGATTGTATTCTATCACTGAAACGGTTTCATGAAATCAAGCAGATGAACAACCAGACTGGATCTAGCAAATGGCTGAAATCTCCTTTAGTTATGCAGTCAATTAGTATAATGCAACAAAGAGCCACAACTGCATTACCCTCTGATGCATGCAGGCGCTTGGATTTGTCTGCTATATCTGAAAATAAGCTTCATGCAGAGAGTAATTTTCAAACACGAGAAGGTTCAATTTATCAATCTTATTAACACATATTAGTATCTGATCCagtgatatgaatttgtatttttttgaaacaCTTgggtttatttgaatttaatttcaaGCCTTTAGCTGATGACTAGCagcatattataatattaatcaCTAGGCTTTGCTAGTTGGAATTTTGCACTTATAAGGAGAATTAGTTCAAAAAGTTGCAGACCTTAATTGATATGATCCTTGTCATGTTAGGGAAGGCATTATCGTCAGATAAGATCTTTGAACCGAAGCGCGCGCCGTTGATTCTTAGAATGGATGCTGTTAAGAAGGCTGCTATTGAAGTTGGAGCTTATGATGACTGGTGATAGATGGTTTCTTTCATATCATACTTGCTTCCATTGAAAAACTTTATGCATTCTCTTGGACAATTTTAAATTGTTTAGAATGAATCTTTGTTCAAGAAAACTAAGGAAAAGTTATATTTTGTAAAGCATTATGTTTGctctatttttgtttgtttcttgAAGTTGAATGGATCTCATTTCTGGAGCTAATAGATTAAGGGATTCTATTAAGTTAACAAGAATATTTGTGCCTTTGAATAGCTACTTTGTGAATATTCTCTTTACGGTTTATATTTGTTGCTACTTATTATATGAGAATATCGTATTGTTGTTTTATGGAGAAACTCCTTTATGACCTTGACGTCTGTGTATTATAATcagttattttaaaacaaattcttCACTATATTGCTTTCCTCTTCAAAATTTATATACTTAATTCATTTATGAATGAAGCTTATTAAAATTGATTATGGTATACAATCTGTGgtttaaaaaattgaaagtttTTAAGTTAGCCGTGGTTTTAACTAGTGGCCATAAACAAACTGTGGTTAGACCTAGGCAACTAAATCGTATGCTATACATTAAATAAGAATCATGGTTTTAAAATCTGGCCACTGCTCAGAACTTAAACGCAAGATAAACCGTGGCATATACAAACCACAGATGTCTATAAAACGTCGCCCAAACAAGAAAACGTCGCCCAAACAAGAAAACTGTGGCTTAAACTTTAGGCCACATCTGCATATCCCACAGTCACGTTTTCATCGCCAAACCGTGGCCAAAGCGTAaaaccacggttattttgcatctAGTCGCGGTTTTCTGGCCGTGGCATATGACATTTTATTTGTAGTGCCCTATATCATATACACTCTGATATATGTGAATTAGATGGAACTTTAACTAGATATAGTAAATGTTACTTTATCACTTTTATTGACGATTGCTCTGATTACACTTATGTATAATTAATGAAGAATAAAAGTGAAGCGCTTGACATGTTTAAGATGTATGTAACTGAAATTGAGAATCAATTTAATAAGAAGATTAAAAGCTTTGTAGTGATAGGGGGACTGAATACGATTCTGGGTTTTcaatgatttttatattaaacaTGGAATTGTACATGAAAAGACTGCTACATATTCTCCTTAAATGAATGGTAAAGcaaaaagaaagaatagaactcttaGTGAACTTGTTATcgcaattatgatgaattctggtgTTGCACCTCATTGGTGAGGGAAAATTTTATTGATTGTTTGCTATGTCCTGAATAGAATACCCAAGTCTAAAAATAAGATCTCTGATAACGCAAAaacgtatcgtatatttagcttaatttacatgcattattattctattttatttcgattttattatattattttgtgttaTGCCGGTATTTCATTGTGTTTCAGGTAATTGAATAATTATTGGCTCATGTGAGAAAAGGTGCAAGAAAGAGAGGAGGTGCGAATAGCGACAAAACAAGGCAAGCCAAAGGCCCAGACCGAGGCGCCCCAGACTGAGGCAGCCCAGACGGATGGCGCACCATGCCACACGCCGGTCGGCGCACCCCCCTTCCAGCCGTTCGGCACCCCCCTTGAATATGTGTGTGACGTAAGTCACACACTCAAGCCCAGAAGAAGCGCAGTTTTTCTGTTTCCTCCATTTTCTCTGCTGAAAGACCAGGAACAACTACGAAATTCAAGAATTGAGAGCTCTATATAAACCCTTCAAGAATTAGTGAAAGGGTTACGAAGTTTTACCTACTGCCGTCAAGATTCTTTCTTCTGCAATTTTTCAGTCCTGTTCTTATTTTCCAAACCGTTTTCtgcaatagatttccacaccggaaaCTCTATTGCAATTCAATTTTCCTTTCAAGCTTCAGAATTCATATTAGTTTTAGGAGTAGATTTAGTTTCAGCATTTATTTTCGTCCCGGATTCAAGAATCGGTACCGCAAGATACGATTTTCCAGTCtgcaatttaattcaggtttatttattagcatttaTTATTATTCACGGTTTATGTTAATTTATCAAATTATGTCCAGATCATTTTATATCTATTATATCTATCCTGTTCCGTTTATTAAAACAATGTCCggctaatttatttttatcggtatgCAAGGTCACATAACCGAGGGAATCAAGTAACACTGTCGATGTAGtttattaattgaatttatttgtcTGGCTGATATTTCTAAACGCGTAATTAAActgttttgtaacgagagttaaaaacaaataaaagttaggatcaataaaaacgagagtttgagattttaactggaccctagaaattaggcattaaccttaaatacagcgagagcgctttaagggtaattagttttctttggttttcaaaaatcactttgaactttaattgatacagcgagagcgctcacttaggtttaatagtgaaatcataataaataaacacgagagtgtgagaggagggtttttaaactaatgatttctacagaaaAGCGATTTTAAATTACAATCCGCATCGACGGCTTACTAGATCCCCGAAGTCCGACCATTGCATACCGATATTATTATTCTAGattcaatttaattatatttaataatatttcttcTCAAACCATATTTCTTTTCAAACCCCGTACCGATTGATAATCAATTGaatattagccttagatttacgtagtagcattaactacattaggtcgattcttagtccctgtggattcgatatcttttaaaactacgcgatagactgtgcacttgcagtcataatcatagacataccccattgtcgcgatcaagtttttggcgctgttgccggggactGATTTAGTCGATAATCGTAATTAACTGTTATGTTGTAGAGACTAAGGCAACAATTTTTCTAATTCCCTTTGTGCATGCCAAGTACTCGCTCTCGAAGTGAATACTTAGTGCTGCCAATTCCCGAACTGGAGCGTTCTATCACTGTATCACGTCGATTACGACGTACTCGCACTCTTGTTCCTACTCCTACTTCTGAACCAGTCGAAGAATCAACCATGGGAGAACAACCGCGTCCTCTCAAATCTTACGCTATTCCTTCGCAAGATGAACCTCACAATAGCATTGCTGCTCCTGctattgaggcaaacaatttcgagcTAAAACCATCATTGTTGTCAGCTGTACAACAAAACCAGTTTTCTGGAAATGCGACGGAAGATCCTAATCTTCATTTGTTAGTGTTCTTGCAATACGCAGACACTGTAAAAGCAAATGGCGTCAGTTCGGAAGCTATCCGACtgcgcctttttcctttttcattgaGGGATAGAGCTAGAGCTTGGCTCCAGTCTTTACCCGCCAATTCTGTCACGACCTGGAATGAACTTAAGAAAGTCTTCCTGGTGCATTATTTTCCACCTAGCAAGACCGCCATGCTTAGAGCTCAGATCAATGGGTTTAGACAAAAAGACAACGAGTCTTTATTCGAAGCGTGGGAAAGATACAAAGACATACTTAGACTTTATCCGCATCACGGTTTAGAACAATGGTTAATCATCCATACCTTCTACAATGGTCACCTCTACAATACGAGACTTACAATTGTCGCCGCCGCGGGTGTTGTACTGATGGATAAAGAATATGCTGATCCTTACACACTTATCGAAAGCATGGATCAAAACCATTATCAATGGGGAAGGGAGAGAGCTCAATCAGAGAAAACTTCTGGAGAGAAATCTTCAACGAAGAATGGGATGTACGAGATAAGTAGCCTAAACCACGTTAACACCAAAGTCGATGCCCTAACTCAGAAGATTGAAAACCTCACTATAGCACCTGTAGCCGCAGTGGCTGCTGTTTCCCCCAATTGCGAAATATGCGGAATGACTGGACATGCTGCTTTTGATTGCCATCTTTTGGCAGGAGTTTCCCCTGAActagtaaactatgctcaaggaaacccctaCTCAAACACGTATAACCCAGGATGGAAGAATCACCCTAATTTCTTGTACAAGAACAATAATGCTTTGTATGCACCTGGTCAAGCACCCAGTGTACCACCTGGATACCAAAAGGCACCATTCGCTACTCCTAATGTCCCTAGGAAGTCTAACTTAGAAATAATGATGGAAAATTTCATAGCCACTCAAACCCAGACTAATAAGGATTTCATAAACCAGAACGTGCACACTAATGAGCATATCAAACAGTTAGCGACTAAAGTAGACGCGTTGGCCACTCACAACAAGATGCTTGAGACATAAATCTCTCAAGTGgcacatgtcgcgccaaatttattttcacgtttgaccctattcgctattttgcaggtttaggaagtatctattacagcgcttttattacaaaaacgctgttaaagatgctggctggaggttgaagacgatgaggtgtcttcaCCTCATTGGATGTAGCGCGcgcgttttttaaaaaaatctctgATTCAGTGCGTGAAGTCCTATCATTATGCCATGTGCCTCAAaatctgagccatcagatctcattaaattttcaatccaacgcatcacaacacGCAACCACACCATGTTCCCTCATAAACCATCACACCTGattattatccttttattttctattttattttaatttctttgttaaattaattaaaaatagttttaaaaatccaaaaaatacaaaaaaaatatttttaggttgctaaaataatatattattttctgatataaaaatattttatttttcttcataatttaaatattttgcataattaattggtatatatttatatatttgctttttaattatttcaaccaatcaaaaaatcataaaaaaaaattgttctttatattaaatattgtttatacattataaactaatttttgtacatattttgaataattttctcttcaagttttaattatttgtgtaattatttgtatagttatatattaattaacttaataaatttctaatcaatttcaaaaactcaaaaaaaaaatagttttgttttttaaattaattaacaaacattttgaacatattttgaacttaaatttta belongs to Vicia villosa cultivar HV-30 ecotype Madison, WI unplaced genomic scaffold, Vvil1.0 ctg.000144F_1_1_1, whole genome shotgun sequence and includes:
- the LOC131624617 gene encoding kinesin-like protein KIN-14A isoform X3, which produces MIMMENSSISGVHDFNMSSRKAGEAALRRYEATQWLESQVGPLGISKQPSERELVSCLRNGLILCKAINKIHLGAVPKIVDTQVPMQSLAWDSQPLPAYQYFENIRNFINASRELKLPAFEAYDLEKESVENGSTGKIVDCILSLKRFHEIKQMNNQTGSSKWLKSPLVMQSISIMQQRATTALPSDACRRLDLSAISENKLHAESNFQTREGIIVR
- the LOC131624617 gene encoding kinesin-like protein KIN-14L isoform X1, with the translated sequence MIMMENSSISGVHDFNMSSRKAGEAALRRYEATQWLESQVGPLGISKQPSERELVSCLRNGLILCKAINKIHLGAVPKIVDTQVPMQSLAWDSQPLPAYQYFENIRNFINASRELKLPAFEAYDLEKESVENGSTGKIVDCILSLKRFHEIKQMNNQTGSSKWLKSPLVMQSISIMQQRATTALPSDACRRLDLSAISENKLHAESNFQTREGKALSSDKIFEPKRAPLILRMDAVKKAAIEVGAYDDW
- the LOC131624617 gene encoding kinesin-like protein KIN-14A isoform X2, whose product is MIMMENSSISGVHDFNMSSRKAGEAALRRYEATQWLESQVGPLGISKQPSERELVSCLRNGLILCKAINKIHLGAVPKIVDTQVPMQSLAWDSQPLPAYQYFENIRNFINASRELKLPAFEAYDLEKESVENGSTGKIVDCILSLKRFHEIKQMNNQTGSSKWLKSPLVMQSISIMQQRATTALPSDACRRLDLSAISENKLHAERKALSSDKIFEPKRAPLILRMDAVKKAAIEVGAYDDW
- the LOC131624617 gene encoding kinesin-like protein KIN-14A isoform X4, translated to MIMMENSSISGVHDFNMSSRKAGEAALRRYEATQWLESQVGPLGISKQPSERELVSCLRNGLILCKAINKIHLGAVPKIVDTQVPMQSLAWDSQPLPAYQYFENIRNFINASRELKLPAFEAYDLEKESVENGSTGKIVDCILSLKRFHEIKQMNNQTGSSKWLKSPLVMQSISIMQQRATTALPSDACRRLDLSAISENKLHAESIIVR